One genomic segment of Musa acuminata AAA Group cultivar baxijiao chromosome BXJ3-3, Cavendish_Baxijiao_AAA, whole genome shotgun sequence includes these proteins:
- the LOC135633650 gene encoding uncharacterized protein LOC135633650 has product MNDPSQMMNRGFGIWPPPADDPMGFPPLPRPPPFAAGAGGGKPSRMNWKGKKVADKRKKADGGVVGVSGYNPLGLGEHQFQNRAKARRFYPKKKFVRFAPFAPRNTTSFIMRAKKAGGIASLVSPCPVTPTILPTPSFSPTREGLVDMAKEEWGVDGYGSMKGLIRLRSPNGYEIRAGGGEEEDELDEVSSDSDVDQYLDQQHQEVERRLDHDVSRFEMVYPGEEHGSGATACLLENRVDNQDTHIARLEEENFMLKERLFLMEREMGDLRRRLQLLETRCHLGEEHHKDSGDGNNRDVRNENRSTNEEASENEEGGDVCSDRIAEDCHESGGIPMRE; this is encoded by the coding sequence ATGAATGATCCGTCCCAGATGATGAACCGGGGCTTCGGAATCTGGCCGCCTCCGGCGGATGATCCGATGGGCTTCCCGCCCCTGCCCCGTCCGCCGCCGTTCGCTGCCGGCGCTGGGGGTGGTAAACCGAGCCGGATGAACTGGAAGGGGAAGAAGGTCGCCGACAAGCGGAAGAAGGCTGACGGGGGAGTCGTCGGCGTCTCCGGCTACAACCCCCTCGGCCTCGGCGAGCACCAGTTCCAGAACCGCGCCAAGGCCCGAAGGTTCTATCCCAAGAAGAAGTTCGTGCGCTTTGCCCCTTTCGCTCCCCGGAACACGACCTCCTTCATCATGCGCGCCAAGAAGGCCGGCGGGATCGCGTCGTTGGTGTCGCCGTGCCCAGTTACGCCGACGATCCTCCCGACGCCCAGCTTCTCTCCGACCCGTGAGGGCCTCGTCGACATGGCCAAGGAGGAGTGGGGCGTCGACGGGTACGGTTCGATGAAGGGCCTGATCCGGCTCCGCTCGCCCAACGGCTACGAGATCCGGGCGGGAGgcggggaggaggaggacgagctcGACGAAGTGTCGAGCGACAGCGATGTTGACCAGTACCTGGATCAGCAGCACCAAGAAGTCGAGCGGCGTCTGGACCATGATGTGAGCCGGTTCGAGATGGTGTACCCCGGGGAGGAACACGGGTCGGGCGCCACTGCCTGTTTGCTGGAGAACAGGGTGGATAACCAGGACACTCACATTGCGAGGCTGGAGGAAGAGAACTTTATGCTAAAGGAGAGGCTTTTCCTGATGGAGAGGGAGATGGGAGACCTCAGGAGGAGGCTGCAATTGCTGGAGACTAGGTGCCACCTGGGGGAGGAACACCATAAGGATAGCGGCGATGGTAACAATAGGGACGTCAGGAATGAAAACAGGAGCACTAATGAGGAGGCTTCAGAGAACGAGGAGGGCGGGGATGTGTGTTCCGACAGGATTGCCGAAGACTGTCATGAGAGTGGCGGCATCCCGATGCGCGAGTGA